A single window of Zea mays cultivar B73 chromosome 10, Zm-B73-REFERENCE-NAM-5.0, whole genome shotgun sequence DNA harbors:
- the LOC732751 gene encoding (E)-beta-farnesene synthase: MDATAFHPSLWGDFFVKYKPPTAPKRGHMTERAELLKEEVRKTLKAAANQITNALDLIITLQRLGLDHHYENEISELLRFVYSSSDYDDKDLYVVSLRFYLLRKHGHCVSSDVFTSFKDEEGNFVVDDTKCLLSLYNAAYVRTHGEKVLDEAITFTRRQLEASLLDPLEPALADEVHLTLQTPLFRRLRILEAINYIPIYGKEAGRNEAILELAKLNFNLAQLIYCEELKEVTLWWKQLNVETNLSFIRDRIVECHFWMTGACCEPQYSLSRVIATKMTALITVLDDMMDTYSTTEEAMLLAEAIYRWEENAAELLPRYMKDFYLYLLKTIDSCGDELGPNRSFRTFYLKEMLKVLVRGSSQEIKWRNENYVPKTISEHLEHSGPTVGAFQVACSSFVGMGDSITKESFEWLLTYPELAKSLMNISRLLNDTASTKREQNAGQHVSTVQCYMLKHGTTMDEACEKIKELTEDSWKDMMELYLTPTEHPKLIAQTIVDFARTADYMYKETDGFTFSHTIKDMIAKLFVDPISLF, encoded by the exons ATGGATGCCACCGCCTTCCACCCAAGTCTGTGGGGCGATTTCTTCGTGAAGTACAAGCCTCCAACCGCGCCCAAG CGTGGACACATGACGGAAAGAGCCGAGCTGTTAAAAGAAGAGGTTCGCAAAACGCTCAAGGCGGCTGCAAACCAGATAACAAATGCTTTAGATCTTATAATCACACTGCAGAGGCTTGGGCTGGACCACCACTACGAGAATGAGATCAGCGAGCTGCTGCGCTTTGTCTACAGCAGTTCGGATTACGACGATAAAGACCTGTATGTAGTCTCGCTGAGGTTTTATCTTCTGCGGAAACATGGCCATTGTGTTTCATCAG ATGTCTTTACGAGTTTTAAAGACGAGGAAGGGAACTTCGTGGTGGATGATACGAAATGTCTCTTGAGCTTATACAATGCAGCGTACGTTAGGACTCACGGGGAGAAAGTACTCGACGAAGCCATTACCTTCACCAGACGCCAGCTTGAAGCTTCATTATTAGATCCACTGGAACCAGCATTAGCAGATGAAGTACATCTCACCCTTCAAACCCCACTCTTCCGAAGGCTTAGGATACTGGAAGCAATAAACTATATCCCAATATATGGGAAAGAAGCTGGACGAAACGAGGCCATATTAGAGCTTGCAAAGCTGAATTTCAACCTTGCTCAGCTTATTTACTGTGAGGAGTTGAAAGAGGTTACACT ATGGTGGAAGCAGCTTAATGTTGAGACAAACTTGAGTTTCATTCGAGACAGAATCGTAGAATGTCATTTCTGGATGACAGGCGCGTGCTGTGAACCACAGTATTCTCTTTCACGGGTCATAGCTACGAAGATGACAGCCTTGATCACCGTATTAGATGACATGATGGACACCTACAGCACAACTGAGGAGGCCATGCTCCTTGCTGAAGCAATATACAG ATGGGAAGAGAATGCCGCAGAACTACTTCCAAGATACATGAAAGATTTCTATCTCTACTTACTGAAGACAATTGATTCGTGTGGGGATGAACTAGGACCAAACAGAAGCTTCCGGACATTTTATCTCAAAGAGATG CTAAAGGTGTTAGTCCGAGGAAGCTCTCAAGAGATAAAATGGCGTAATGAAAATTACGTCCCAAAAACAATCAGTGAACACTTAGAACATTCAGGACCAACGGTGGGAGCCTTTCAAGTAGCATGTTCTTCATTTGTTGGGATGGGTGACAGCATAACAAAGGAAAGTTTTGAGTGGCTTTTGACATATCCAGAACTTGCCAAGTCTTTGATGAATATTTCACGACTCTTGAATGATACTGCATCAACAAAG CGTGAGCAAAATGCGGGGCAGCATGTGTCCACGGTCCAATGTTATATGTTGAAGCATGGGACAACAATGGATGAAGCATGTGAGAAGATAAAAGAGTTAACTGAAGACTCATGGAAGGATATGATGGAACTCTATCTTACACCAACAGAACATCCAAAACTCATCGCACAAACAATCGTTGATTTTGCAAGGACAGCGGACTACATGTACAAGGAAACAGACGGATTTACTTTTTCACACACAATCAAAGATATGATAGCAAAACTCTTTGTGGATCCAATATCATTATTCTAG
- the LOC103641228 gene encoding vicilin-like seed storage protein At2g18540 encodes MCFCGDPCKVDKSEDHDTYRQRYWMCANFAFEPTIVQRRMNLMTPPPLCDFEQWIDTEISEKDKKWLENLQKWDAEDKERMEKRREELAAEQQREDEEKMRRVAECREDKEKKLERARRAKEAMEENPDAFRKGKWPRCTQ; translated from the exons ATGTgtttttgtggtgatccttgtaaggTCGATAAGTCTGAAGATCATGACACCTATCGACAGAggtattggatgtgtgctaactttGCATTTGAGCCAACTATTGTTCAACGTCGGATGAATTTAATG ACTCCTCCACCGCTATGTGATTTTGAGCAGTGGATTGACACAGAAATATCAGAGAAAGACAAGAAGTGGTTGGAGAATCTTCAAAAGTGGGATGCAGAGGACAAAGAGAGGATGGAAAAAAGACGAGAGGAGCTTGCTGCCGAGCAACAACGTGAAGACGAAGAGAAAATGAGGCGTGTTGCTGAATGCAGGGAAGATAAGGAGAAGAAGCTTGAGCGTGCACGTCGTGcaaaggaagcaatggaggagaaCCCTGATGCATTTCGCAAAGGCAAATGGCCCCGTTGTACTCAGTAG